In Calonectris borealis chromosome Z, bCalBor7.hap1.2, whole genome shotgun sequence, a single genomic region encodes these proteins:
- the ST8SIA3 gene encoding alpha-N-acetylneuraminate alpha-2,8-sialyltransferase ST8SIA3 translates to MRSCKMVRVASVLGLVMLSIALLILSLISYVSLKKDNIFGAPRAAGPGGPRMYMFHAGFRSQFALKFLDPSFVPITNSLTHELQEKPSKWAFNRTAFAHQRQEILQHVDVIKNFSLTKNSVRIGQLMHYDYSSHKYVFSISNNFRSLLPDVSPILNKHHNICAVVGNSGILTGSQCGQEIDKSDFVFRCNFAPTEAFQKDVGRKTNLTTFNPSILEKYYNNLLTIQDRNNFFLSLKKLDGAILWIPAFFFHTSATVTRTLVDFFVEHRGQLKVQLAWPGNIMQHVNRYWKNKHLSPKRLSTGILMYTLASAICEEIHLYGFWPFGFDPNTREDLPYHYYDKKGTKFTTKWQESHQLPAEFQLLYRMHGEGLAKLTLSHCA, encoded by the exons ATGAGGAGCTGCAAGATGGTGCGGGTGGCCAGCGTGCTGGGGCTGGTGATGCTGAGCATCGCGCTGCTCATCCTCTCCCTCATCAGCTACGTCTCCCTCAAGAAGGACAACATCTTcggcgcgccccgcgccgccggcccgggggggccccgcaTGTACATGTTCCACGCGGGATTCAG GTCCCAGTTCGCGCTGAAGTTCCTGGACCCCTCGTTCGTCCCCATCACGAACTCCCTGACCCACGAGCTGCAGGAGAAGCCCTCCAAGTGGGCCTTCAACCGCACCGCGTTCGCACATCAGAG gcAAGAAATCCTTCAGCACGTCGACGtaataaaaaatttttctttgacCAAGAATAGTGTTCGGATTGGACAGCTGATGCATTACGATTATTCCAGCCATAAGTACGTTTTCTCTATTAGCAATAACTTCAGATCGCTGCTTCCTGACGTGTCGCCGATCCTGAACAAGCATCACAACATTTGTGCCGTGGTTGGAAATAGTGGGATCCTGACCGGGAGTCAGTGCGGGCAAGAAATAGAtaaatctgattttgtttttcgTTGCAATTTTGCTCCAACCGAGGCTTTCCAAAAAGATGTTGGAAGGAAAACCAACCTTACAACCTTCAACCCCAGCATCCTGGAAAAGTATTACAACAATCTTTTGACCATTCAGGATCGCAACAACTTCTTCTTAAGTTTGAAAAAGCTTGATGGGGCCATTCTTTGGATCCCCGCTTTTTTCTTCCACACGTCAGCAACAGTCACGAGAACCCTGGTTGACTTCTTTGTTGAGCATAGAGGGCAACTAAAGGTCCAGTTGGCTTGGCCAGGAAATATAATGCAGCACGTTAACAG atacTGGAAGAACAAACACTTGTCTCCCAAGCGGCTGAGCACAGGTATTCTCATGTATACCCTTGCTTCTGCCATATGTGAAGAGATCCACTTGTACGGATTCTGGCCCTTTGGGTTCGACCCCAACACGAGGGAGGACCTCCCGTACCACTACTATGATAAGAAGGGAACAAAGTTCACGACCAAGTGGCAGGAGTCCCACCAGCTGCCTGCAGAGTTCCAGCTGCTCTACAGGATGCACGGTGAAGGACTGGCCAAACTCACCTTGTCGCATTGTGCCTAA